TGTATCGAGCATTTTGTGCCGAAATTACATACTCAGCTAGATTTTTTTCGGTGAGTTTGATATAATTAAAACCACCGCGCACGGCTTTAGTTGGTGCGTCATACCAATACACGTAGTAAAAACCTTCTTTGCCTTTGATATGTAGTTGGTAAACTAAATCGGTTTTGGTTCCAACCCCTTTTTGAATTAGTGATTGTTCATAAGCTGCGAGGCTGTTAAAAGGTCTAACAATTACTTCACTTAAAAATAACATAAAAATCCACATGAATGCACCAAAAACAAAAATAGGAGTAACAATCCGATAAAATGAAACTCCGGCTGCCATACTAGCGACTAACTCTTTGTTTGCGCTGAATTGTCCAACAACAAAACACACTGAAAACATAAGTGACATGGGAATTACAAGGGTAGCCATTTTAGGAAGACTATAAAATAAAAAAAGATAAATGTGAACGGAGGACTCTTTAGATGCAATGAAATTCTTCATATTATCCATTACCTGTGAGATAATAAGAATCCCGACTAACATGATTAGAGTTCCTAAGAATGTAAAAAAGAACTCCAAAAAAAGGTATTTGTCTAAAATACGGATTGGGAAAAATTCAGATTTTAAATTCTTTAAATAGGTGCTCACAGTTACAAAAAATCTAGAGAATGAGTTTAGTCTATTCCTTTTTCGAATTGTATTGCCATCATATCACCTTGGTTTGTAATTTTTACGAACCAATCTAGAAACTTTTTAGAAATTTTGTAGAATTGAGATGAGTCCTTTCGGGCAGTCATACCACTTCCATATGTGATTGAAGAAATTTTTTTGAAACCAAGATTTTCACATTGGTTAATCAAACCATCAAAGGAATAATAATAAAGATGTTCGGGGACATTCATATAGCGCCAGTTAATACCTGTTATCCTAGCTAATACTCCGAAACGACAAGTGGATAAAATCATTCTACCGCCTGGTTTTAAATGGGAGTAAATTTTTTGCAAAGTTTCTTTTGGTTTGTGCAAATGTTCAATGGAAGCCCACAATGTAATTAAATCGAATTTTTCCTTTATTTCTAAATCCCAATTTAAAAAATCAGCTTTTGTAATATTTAATTTTAAAATATCTTTAGCATATCGAACAGGTCCTTCTGCAATTTCGATTCCTTCTGAAGTCCAACCTTGGCTTTTCATATAGTTTACGAAGTAACCAGCGGCACAACCTATATCGATAGTTCTTTTTTCTTTTGGAAGATTTTTTTCCCAATCAAAAAATTCTAAATCCTCTAAGTTTAATCTAAATACTCTTTCTATTTCGGATCTTATTTTATCTGAATAATAATTGTCGTAACCGCGATCAGTTCGTTTGGTAAAATAATCATCTGAATAATACTTGCTAACTTCTTCGACAGAAGGTTGTGGGTTTACTTGCACTAAACCGCAATGGGAACATTTTACGACTTGGTACATTTCCTCTTTACTACTTTTTTTCTCAAATAAAATTTGGAAATTTTCTTTATTGCAGGAATTACACGGAATTTGTTTCATAATTACTGTATCGGATTTTTTCGAGTTTCACTTCGGTTATACTTCATTATCCATTCGTATTTATTCCCTATTTTTCACTAACATTGAACAAGTTAACTATGAAGTTTAAAATTCCTATCTCTCAAATCTTTTGATCCATTCGTTCTAGAAATAACTTATCGAGTATTTTTTTACTTGACAACTATTTTCCTTTAATATAATGTCCAATATTCTACTCAGGGGTAAACTCTATGAAATCCGTATTTCTATCCGCAATTATTCTATTTTTAGGCTGCGCAAATACACAGCAATT
This sequence is a window from Leptospiraceae bacterium. Protein-coding genes within it:
- a CDS encoding LptF/LptG family permease; its protein translation is MRKRNRLNSFSRFFVTVSTYLKNLKSEFFPIRILDKYLFLEFFFTFLGTLIMLVGILIISQVMDNMKNFIASKESSVHIYLFLFYSLPKMATLVIPMSLMFSVCFVVGQFSANKELVASMAAGVSFYRIVTPIFVFGAFMWIFMLFLSEVIVRPFNSLAAYEQSLIQKGVGTKTDLVYQLHIKGKEGFYYVYWYDAPTKAVRGGFNYIKLTEKNLAEYVISAQNARYNETEKNWKLERIEEIYFDENMKVKSFNTFAEKIYNFPESADYFSKPRKKVEEMNLFELSEEIEIRKNKGVPFSDLQVERHAIFAVPIMCLIVVIIGAIAGAYTTKSAGVMSLGISVGVVFLYYIMYSTGKSLGENGGIPPWAAVWSTSLFFFAVSYGLYKKFNL
- a CDS encoding class I SAM-dependent methyltransferase, with translation MKQIPCNSCNKENFQILFEKKSSKEEMYQVVKCSHCGLVQVNPQPSVEEVSKYYSDDYFTKRTDRGYDNYYSDKIRSEIERVFRLNLEDLEFFDWEKNLPKEKRTIDIGCAAGYFVNYMKSQGWTSEGIEIAEGPVRYAKDILKLNITKADFLNWDLEIKEKFDLITLWASIEHLHKPKETLQKIYSHLKPGGRMILSTCRFGVLARITGINWRYMNVPEHLYYYSFDGLINQCENLGFKKISSITYGSGMTARKDSSQFYKISKKFLDWFVKITNQGDMMAIQFEKGID